A region of Desulfofundulus luciae DNA encodes the following proteins:
- the pdaA gene encoding delta-lactam-biosynthetic de-N-acetylase, producing MSRYARAIVALLMALIAGGFYAGKMYLAADNPKSTATGVYSSQPAGEKTTANTLPSQAVKPAKNETKAQTPENINEKKSATGDKKTGETTTSLSNARRGWGIKRNDNHQQPEMPGAIRDTLARYDAHWIGSPDEKVLYLTFDEGYENGYTPKILDILKANNVKAAFFVTGHYVKTHPELVKRMVAEGHIVGNHTMNHPSLPDISDEEIKKELQSVEELFTKLTGKKMKYLRPPKGEYSERTLAVTRQLGYYNIFWSLALVDWVPMPGGPQEAYQSVMDNLHNGAVILLHAVSRDNTEALDRILKDARAQGYTFKTLDDLVVKKS from the coding sequence TTGTCTAGATATGCCAGAGCAATTGTGGCACTTTTAATGGCTCTAATTGCCGGTGGATTTTACGCCGGCAAGATGTACCTGGCGGCGGACAACCCAAAATCCACTGCCACGGGGGTCTATTCTTCCCAACCTGCGGGGGAAAAAACAACGGCAAATACCCTCCCTTCACAGGCGGTAAAACCGGCAAAAAATGAAACAAAGGCTCAAACCCCGGAAAATATTAATGAAAAGAAAAGTGCCACCGGCGATAAAAAGACCGGCGAGACCACTACTTCCTTGTCCAACGCACGCCGCGGTTGGGGCATTAAACGCAACGACAACCACCAGCAACCGGAAATGCCCGGGGCAATCCGCGACACCCTGGCCCGGTATGACGCCCACTGGATCGGCAGTCCCGATGAAAAGGTGCTTTACCTGACCTTTGACGAGGGATACGAAAACGGCTACACACCTAAAATACTGGATATTCTCAAAGCCAACAACGTCAAAGCCGCCTTCTTTGTGACTGGGCACTATGTCAAAACCCATCCGGAACTGGTCAAGCGCATGGTGGCTGAAGGGCACATCGTGGGCAACCACACCATGAATCACCCCAGCCTGCCCGACATCAGCGATGAGGAGATCAAGAAAGAGCTGCAATCGGTGGAAGAACTTTTCACAAAGCTGACGGGGAAGAAGATGAAATACCTGCGCCCGCCCAAGGGGGAATACAGTGAGCGCACCCTGGCCGTAACCAGACAACTGGGATATTACAATATTTTCTGGAGCCTGGCCCTGGTGGACTGGGTACCCATGCCCGGAGGTCCCCAGGAAGCCTACCAGTCGGTAATGGATAACCTGCACAACGGGGCGGTAATATTGCTGCACGCCGTATCCAGGGACAACACCGAAGCCCTGGACCGTATCCTTAAAGACGCCAGGGCCCAGGGGTACACCTTTAAGACGCTGGATGATTTGGTGGTGAAAAAATCTTAG
- a CDS encoding NAD(P)-dependent oxidoreductase gives MHLYLVDDGTLTAGALRRELPAVLTGWQVAVTVLNMGLGHEDIDPTPVDGRVVKEFYGSPAELAGKLAGADILVVHKAPVTEEVIKGAPGLRLIACARAHPVNVDVRAALSRGIPVVHAPGRAADSTADLTMALLLFLARNMGETCRLVSRLGAGAWQYDCRSRLEGVELAGKILGIIGFGQVGRRVAVRAQAFGMNILVYSPHVNPAEILAAGGRPVTLEELLSASDFVSLHTRPAPEKTGLIGAPQLALMKNSACLINTARGELVDEEALYRALKEKRIRAAALDVLISEPPPPDHPFFTLPNVVLTPHLGGKTEAAPVRAAKIITEEIINFLSGKSLRHVINRV, from the coding sequence GTGCACCTGTATCTTGTAGATGACGGCACCCTTACCGCGGGGGCTTTGCGCCGGGAATTGCCGGCGGTGCTGACCGGGTGGCAGGTGGCCGTAACAGTGTTGAATATGGGTTTGGGGCACGAAGACATTGACCCCACCCCGGTGGATGGAAGAGTGGTCAAGGAGTTTTACGGTTCTCCGGCAGAGCTGGCCGGCAAGCTGGCCGGGGCCGACATCCTGGTGGTGCACAAAGCACCCGTGACTGAAGAGGTGATCAAGGGCGCACCCGGGTTGCGCCTGATTGCCTGTGCCCGGGCACACCCGGTGAATGTGGATGTCCGGGCGGCCTTAAGCCGGGGGATCCCCGTGGTGCATGCCCCGGGGCGGGCGGCAGACTCTACCGCCGATTTAACCATGGCCCTTTTGCTTTTTCTGGCCCGCAATATGGGGGAGACCTGCCGTTTGGTAAGCCGCCTGGGGGCCGGCGCCTGGCAGTACGACTGCCGCAGCCGGCTGGAGGGAGTAGAACTGGCCGGGAAGATCCTGGGCATTATCGGTTTCGGGCAGGTGGGCCGCCGGGTGGCGGTCCGGGCGCAGGCTTTTGGGATGAACATCCTCGTATACAGTCCCCATGTGAATCCCGCTGAAATTCTTGCCGCGGGCGGCCGGCCCGTAACTCTGGAAGAACTCCTGTCAGCTTCCGATTTTGTCAGCCTCCATACCCGGCCCGCTCCCGAAAAAACAGGCTTAATTGGCGCACCCCAGTTGGCGTTGATGAAGAACTCGGCCTGCTTGATCAATACCGCCCGGGGTGAACTGGTGGATGAGGAGGCCCTTTACCGCGCTTTAAAGGAAAAAAGGATCCGGGCTGCGGCGCTGGATGTTTTAATTTCGGAGCCCCCGCCGCCGGATCATCCCTTTTTTACCCTCCCCAACGTCGTCCTGACCCCCCACCTGGGAGGCAAGACGGAAGCTGCACCAGTTAGGGCGGCAAAGATAATCACAGAAGAGATCATTAACTTTCTGAGCGGAAAGTCCCTGCGCCATGTTATAAACAGGGTCTGA
- a CDS encoding iron-containing alcohol dehydrogenase, protein MKVSYFWTANTIITGRGSLGRIAGEAKNLGATKILVVTDPLLLKTGLVDKVKEALAPTGLEIGLFSEVEPEPRLQVVTKCQQAIKEGGYDLLVAVGGGSSMDVAKASSILMTNPGSINDYIGVNLVPKPGLPVIAVPTTAGTGSEVTPIAILSDVEEQLKKGVVSPYLLPRVAIVDPELTVTMPPHITAATGMDALTHAVEAYISVNATTITDALALEAIRLISRHLRTAVAHGENMEARENMAMASLLAGIAFANAGVGAVHALAYPLGAQFHVPHGVANAVLLPYVMESNLLGALPRFKIMALAMGERVEELSDRKAADKFIEAIKQLSTDVRIPLHLRDIGVTAEAIPGMAEGAIKVTRLLANNPRKLTVDDIREIYERAF, encoded by the coding sequence GTGAAAGTAAGCTATTTCTGGACGGCGAACACAATCATTACCGGTAGGGGTAGCCTCGGCCGGATTGCCGGTGAGGCTAAAAACCTTGGCGCCACCAAAATCCTGGTGGTTACCGACCCATTACTTTTAAAAACCGGCCTGGTGGACAAGGTGAAAGAGGCCCTGGCCCCGACCGGCCTGGAAATCGGACTTTTCAGTGAAGTGGAACCCGAACCACGCCTGCAGGTGGTGACCAAATGCCAGCAGGCCATTAAAGAAGGCGGCTACGACCTGCTGGTGGCGGTGGGCGGCGGCAGTTCCATGGACGTGGCCAAAGCTTCTTCCATTTTGATGACTAACCCCGGATCAATTAACGATTACATCGGCGTGAATTTAGTACCCAAACCGGGTCTACCCGTTATCGCAGTGCCTACTACGGCGGGCACGGGTAGCGAGGTCACACCCATTGCCATTCTTTCCGATGTGGAGGAACAGCTAAAGAAAGGCGTGGTGAGCCCTTACCTGCTGCCCAGGGTGGCCATTGTGGACCCGGAACTAACGGTAACCATGCCTCCGCATATAACCGCGGCTACCGGTATGGATGCCCTGACCCACGCAGTAGAAGCGTATATCTCTGTTAATGCTACGACAATTACCGATGCACTGGCCCTGGAAGCTATCAGGCTTATTTCCCGGCATCTGCGTACGGCAGTGGCCCACGGGGAGAATATGGAAGCCAGGGAGAACATGGCCATGGCCAGCCTGCTGGCAGGGATTGCTTTCGCCAACGCCGGTGTCGGTGCCGTCCATGCGCTGGCCTATCCCCTGGGTGCCCAGTTCCATGTCCCCCACGGTGTGGCCAACGCCGTCCTGCTGCCTTATGTCATGGAATCAAACCTGCTCGGTGCCCTGCCCAGGTTCAAAATAATGGCCCTGGCCATGGGGGAAAGGGTGGAGGAACTGTCCGACCGTAAGGCGGCCGATAAATTTATCGAGGCTATTAAGCAGCTGTCCACCGATGTAAGAATTCCTTTGCATCTCCGCGATATCGGTGTAACTGCCGAAGCCATACCGGGTATGGCCGAGGGTGCCATAAAGGTAACCCGCCTGCTGGCCAACAACCCGCGCAAGCTCACGGTGGACGACATCAGGGAAATCTACGAAAGAGCATTTTAA
- a CDS encoding serine hydrolase: MKKRLLLRIMIFLIALPFLVAGTGGALNGPDPDVSLAQATGDKDWSFRQVPDYQPLQEQLKEYLAQQPGVYGIYFKDLHSGTSFDINGDEPITAASTVKVPVVLYLNHLVAQGKLNWDDRVVYDSKQDYQGGAGILQFSARDGDSYSLRVLANLSITISDNIAYRMLVRHLGKDNVARFMRDLGGQTVFPGGENITTARDMGRYMEAVLEFSREHPALGERLLDDMANPIYHVGLPGKLPPEVRVAHKEGDVWGVANDAGIVFAEHPYILVVLSRGETDVDKGFARIAEISRMVYDYQMNLKR; encoded by the coding sequence ATGAAAAAACGTCTTCTGTTAAGGATAATGATTTTCTTAATTGCCCTGCCGTTTCTTGTCGCGGGTACAGGAGGTGCTTTAAACGGTCCGGACCCGGATGTTTCGCTGGCGCAGGCGACCGGAGATAAGGATTGGTCTTTCCGGCAGGTGCCGGATTACCAGCCGCTGCAAGAACAACTGAAAGAGTACCTGGCCCAGCAGCCGGGAGTTTACGGCATCTACTTTAAGGACCTGCACTCCGGGACCAGCTTTGATATCAACGGTGATGAGCCTATAACCGCCGCCAGCACGGTGAAGGTGCCCGTGGTCCTGTACCTGAATCATCTCGTCGCCCAAGGCAAACTGAATTGGGATGACCGGGTGGTTTATGACAGCAAACAGGACTATCAAGGGGGAGCCGGTATCCTGCAGTTTTCCGCCCGGGACGGCGATAGCTATTCCCTGCGGGTACTGGCCAACCTGTCCATAACCATCAGCGACAACATCGCCTACCGCATGCTGGTGCGCCACCTGGGCAAGGACAACGTGGCCCGGTTTATGCGCGACCTGGGCGGGCAAACCGTGTTCCCCGGCGGGGAGAATATCACCACTGCCCGGGACATGGGCCGGTATATGGAGGCGGTGCTGGAATTCAGCCGTGAGCATCCCGCCCTGGGAGAGCGCCTGTTGGATGATATGGCCAACCCCATTTACCACGTGGGTTTGCCCGGTAAGCTCCCGCCGGAGGTAAGGGTGGCCCATAAGGAAGGAGATGTCTGGGGTGTGGCCAACGATGCCGGGATTGTTTTTGCCGAACACCCTTACATCCTGGTGGTGCTGTCCAGAGGGGAAACGGATGTGGATAAAGGATTTGCCCGTATCGCGGAGATTTCCCGGATGGTCTATGACTACCAGATGAATCTAAAGCGGTAA
- a CDS encoding aldehyde ferredoxin oxidoreductase family protein yields the protein MRGFYGRLLRIDLSTRQWQAEEIPDEVLAVYLGGKGLGTYLMLQNIPPGADPLGPENCLIFTSGPVTGTIMPGSNRFGVFARSPLTGFYGESYSGGHVGAVMKRTGYDAIIIQGQAKNPTLLEVTDQGVSFRDGTKLWGLDCYAAEDMALAEVGDKDAEAMVIGPAGENLVRYACIENNYWRSAGRTGMGAVMGSKKLKAIVFHGRAGCELADPAGLKQYVAELTQKAKDNPRVLRYRKYGTPQLVSLMNSVGAFPARYWSRGTLPGWESLTGDYLVENFEVQPRACRPCLMACGNLTRVTRGRHEGLMVEGPEYETIYSFGGLCCIHDLADIIYLNDICDRLGLDTISAGNMAAFAITAAEKGALDVDVKYGDAEGVAKLLYQIARREGVGDLLAEGIRTAAEKLGLGNLAIHVKGMEPAGYDPRVLHGMGLSYATSPRGACHLRATFYKPELAGLIDPKTTEGKAELFIEYEDRLAIYDALILCRFYGDLVLWEDLVRVVNATTGLGVDEGQLRRIAGRIVSATRQFNLLQGLTRDDDNLPPRFFKEPLENGDVLPEENFRRMLADYYRLRGWDEEGRPIVGTI from the coding sequence ATGAGAGGCTTTTACGGACGACTGCTCCGCATTGACCTGTCAACCAGGCAGTGGCAGGCGGAGGAAATTCCAGATGAGGTTTTGGCCGTATACCTGGGCGGTAAAGGTTTGGGCACTTACCTGATGCTCCAGAACATTCCGCCCGGGGCCGACCCCCTGGGTCCGGAAAACTGCCTGATTTTTACCTCCGGCCCTGTAACAGGTACGATCATGCCGGGTTCCAACCGTTTTGGAGTCTTTGCCCGGTCCCCCCTTACCGGTTTTTACGGCGAGTCCTACTCGGGCGGCCATGTGGGGGCGGTAATGAAGAGAACCGGTTACGATGCTATTATCATTCAGGGCCAGGCAAAAAATCCCACCTTATTGGAAGTCACCGATCAGGGTGTTTCTTTCCGGGACGGTACAAAACTGTGGGGCCTGGATTGCTACGCTGCCGAAGACATGGCCCTGGCCGAGGTAGGGGACAAAGACGCCGAGGCGATGGTCATCGGCCCGGCCGGCGAAAACCTGGTGCGCTACGCCTGCATTGAAAACAACTACTGGCGTTCCGCGGGGCGGACCGGCATGGGGGCCGTGATGGGGTCGAAAAAACTAAAGGCCATCGTTTTTCACGGCCGGGCCGGCTGCGAGCTGGCCGACCCGGCAGGGCTGAAACAATATGTGGCGGAGCTAACCCAAAAGGCAAAGGATAACCCCCGTGTACTGCGTTACCGCAAATACGGCACTCCCCAACTGGTGTCGCTGATGAATTCCGTGGGCGCCTTTCCGGCCAGGTACTGGAGCCGGGGAACCCTGCCCGGATGGGAGTCCCTTACCGGCGACTACCTGGTTGAAAACTTCGAAGTGCAGCCCCGGGCCTGCCGCCCCTGCTTAATGGCCTGCGGCAACCTCACCCGGGTGACCAGGGGAAGGCACGAAGGGCTTATGGTGGAAGGCCCGGAATATGAAACCATCTATTCTTTCGGCGGGTTGTGCTGCATCCACGACCTGGCCGATATCATTTACCTGAACGACATTTGCGACCGGCTTGGCCTGGATACAATCAGTGCGGGCAACATGGCGGCCTTTGCCATCACGGCCGCCGAAAAAGGTGCCCTGGATGTAGACGTGAAATACGGGGATGCGGAAGGCGTAGCTAAACTGTTGTACCAGATAGCCCGGCGCGAAGGGGTGGGCGACCTCCTGGCCGAGGGTATCCGTACGGCGGCGGAGAAGCTTGGCCTGGGTAACCTGGCCATCCATGTCAAGGGGATGGAGCCGGCCGGCTACGATCCCCGGGTGCTGCACGGCATGGGTCTTTCCTATGCCACTTCACCGCGGGGGGCCTGCCACCTGCGGGCTACATTCTACAAGCCCGAGCTGGCCGGGTTGATTGACCCCAAAACCACGGAGGGGAAGGCGGAGCTTTTTATCGAGTATGAGGACCGGCTGGCCATTTACGACGCCCTGATACTCTGCCGTTTTTACGGGGACTTGGTCCTATGGGAAGACCTGGTCAGGGTGGTCAATGCCACCACGGGTTTGGGTGTGGACGAAGGACAGTTGCGCCGCATCGCCGGACGCATAGTTTCGGCCACCCGTCAATTTAACCTTTTACAAGGCCTGACCAGGGATGACGATAACCTGCCGCCACGCTTCTTTAAAGAACCGCTGGAAAACGGGGATGTTCTCCCGGAAGAAAACTTCAGGCGGATGCTGGCCGATTACTACCGCCTGCGCGGATGGGATGAAGAAGGCCGCCCAATCGTTGGGACTATCTAA
- a CDS encoding N-acyl homoserine lactonase family protein, which translates to MKVYILDNGYLSCDENQMVAMATVGTASNQTPSHHWIKIPVYCVLIDHPGGKILFDTGCPPEAMNGYWPKGLCEAFPYTFNEEQRIENQLKRIGLTPQDIGTVVLSHMHLDHAGNLRLFQNAQVYVHRKDFELGLLMTHQNPDPNSHGAYIKADLEVPAQFNLVDEDFELVPGVEVVTLPGHTPGVLGLVIHLQKSGTLIFPMDAVYERRNYGPPARLSGIVYDSISFIRSIEKVRKLARKYNGRVMFSHDMEFFVNEMKKAPEYYE; encoded by the coding sequence ATGAAAGTTTACATTTTAGATAACGGATACCTTAGCTGCGACGAGAACCAGATGGTAGCTATGGCTACAGTGGGTACGGCAAGCAATCAGACACCTTCTCACCACTGGATCAAGATTCCCGTATATTGTGTTTTAATTGATCATCCCGGGGGCAAGATACTTTTTGATACGGGATGCCCCCCGGAGGCTATGAACGGTTACTGGCCGAAAGGTTTATGTGAAGCCTTCCCTTATACGTTTAACGAAGAACAGCGCATTGAAAACCAGCTCAAGAGAATTGGATTGACTCCTCAGGATATCGGCACAGTGGTTTTGTCACATATGCATCTGGATCATGCCGGCAACCTGAGGCTTTTCCAAAATGCGCAGGTTTATGTGCACCGTAAAGATTTTGAGCTGGGTCTTTTAATGACGCACCAGAACCCTGATCCTAACAGCCACGGAGCATATATTAAAGCTGACCTTGAAGTGCCTGCTCAGTTCAATCTGGTTGATGAAGATTTTGAGCTGGTACCGGGCGTGGAAGTGGTTACCCTTCCCGGCCATACCCCGGGCGTCCTGGGGTTGGTCATACATCTGCAAAAGTCGGGAACGTTAATTTTTCCCATGGACGCAGTATATGAACGCCGCAACTATGGCCCGCCGGCCCGTCTCTCGGGCATCGTATATGATAGCATCAGTTTTATCCGGTCAATTGAAAAAGTACGGAAACTGGCCCGTAAGTACAATGGTAGGGTTATGTTCTCCCACGATATGGAGTTCTTCGTCAATGAAATGAAAAAGGCCCCTGAATATTACGAGTAA
- a CDS encoding sigma-54 interaction domain-containing protein: protein MLFKEGLSRYLPECWKEGSDHLLALHKTNLLKTNASEPGKRTGNYQGRSLRVTDTETGFYYTNGQAYTLGVNSAYECLTGLHGHELLGRNMNELVDNRYFDRSVSLMVLEQGRTVTIPQHVLKTGQKVMVTGNPVFDEEGKILLVVTTVKPLRNSKGKKVTGPTPANHLVELEGIGTVVAESEAMKQVVNRAIRAAYSDATVLIQGDSGVGKEVVARIIHEYSPRKHKPFVVVNAAAIPGELFEAELFGYRPGSFTGARREGYPGLVKAAEGGTLFLDEISEVPLSAQVKLLRLVQNKELYPLGSGQPERIDVRIVAASNQDLVRMVREGRFRQDLYYRLNVIPIYIPPLASRREDIIPLASHFFNLYLDRYNIKKILTPEACQELQSYRWPGNVRELQNLMERLVVLSTGVKITARMVARELEAQVEQSATCFSPKTPENLDKALEKFEKDLIQHALQVYSTQEEASRALGIHRSTLARKIKKYFS from the coding sequence ATGCTTTTCAAAGAAGGCCTTTCTCGTTACCTGCCGGAATGTTGGAAAGAAGGAAGCGATCATCTACTCGCTTTGCATAAGACAAATCTTCTAAAAACGAATGCTTCGGAGCCAGGCAAAAGGACGGGGAATTATCAGGGCAGGTCGTTGCGTGTTACCGATACTGAGACCGGCTTTTACTACACCAACGGGCAGGCTTATACCCTGGGCGTGAACAGTGCCTACGAATGTTTGACGGGTTTACATGGCCACGAGCTGTTGGGACGCAACATGAATGAGCTGGTGGATAACCGCTACTTCGACCGGTCGGTTTCCCTGATGGTGCTGGAACAGGGGCGCACCGTTACCATTCCCCAGCATGTGCTTAAAACCGGCCAGAAAGTGATGGTAACCGGAAATCCAGTTTTTGATGAAGAGGGTAAAATTCTTCTGGTAGTAACTACGGTGAAACCGCTGCGAAACAGTAAAGGAAAGAAAGTAACCGGGCCGACCCCGGCAAATCACCTGGTGGAACTGGAAGGCATCGGAACTGTGGTGGCGGAAAGCGAGGCCATGAAACAGGTGGTGAACAGGGCCATTCGTGCCGCGTATTCCGACGCCACCGTCTTGATCCAGGGCGATTCCGGCGTCGGCAAAGAAGTCGTGGCCAGGATCATCCATGAATACAGTCCGAGGAAGCACAAACCCTTTGTGGTGGTAAACGCGGCCGCCATTCCGGGGGAACTTTTTGAGGCGGAATTATTCGGCTACCGTCCGGGATCTTTTACGGGCGCCCGGCGGGAAGGTTATCCCGGGTTGGTCAAGGCTGCCGAGGGAGGTACCCTGTTTCTGGATGAGATTAGTGAGGTGCCCCTTTCCGCCCAGGTGAAATTATTGCGGCTGGTTCAAAATAAGGAACTATACCCTTTGGGTAGTGGACAACCGGAAAGAATAGATGTGCGTATTGTGGCTGCATCCAATCAAGACCTGGTAAGGATGGTGCGTGAGGGGCGTTTTCGTCAGGATCTATACTACAGGTTGAATGTCATACCAATTTATATTCCTCCCCTGGCAAGCCGGCGGGAGGATATTATCCCCCTGGCCAGCCACTTTTTCAACCTCTACCTGGACCGCTATAATATAAAAAAGATTCTTACGCCGGAAGCCTGCCAAGAATTGCAGAGCTACCGGTGGCCGGGAAACGTGCGGGAGCTGCAGAACTTGATGGAGCGCCTGGTGGTTCTCAGTACCGGAGTAAAAATTACTGCCCGCATGGTAGCCAGGGAACTGGAGGCACAGGTAGAGCAATCCGCCACTTGCTTTTCGCCTAAAACTCCGGAGAACCTGGATAAGGCGTTAGAAAAATTCGAAAAGGATCTTATCCAGCATGCTTTGCAGGTATATTCCACGCAAGAGGAGGCGTCCCGGGCGCTAGGTATTCACCGGAGCACCCTGGCCCGGAAAATAAAAAAATACTTTTCTTAA